The Gossypium hirsutum isolate 1008001.06 chromosome D02, Gossypium_hirsutum_v2.1, whole genome shotgun sequence region TTCTTGATATGTAAGTGAACTAACCTAttggttgtattttttttatatgcatATGGTACTATAAGGATGCCAAGGGATGCCATATAGAATGCCaatgtatttaaatgtttaatttgttgtAATGTTtaggtaagttaagtaaatttcatatggacttactaagcattcaatatgCTTACTCCTTTGTTTCCCTTTTTCCTTGTAGATTGCCAACTTACGGAACATGTCTATCGGATCGtcgagaagctcacactatcccgtTATTCATTTGGTAGTTTTTCAATTGCTTTAAAGTTCACttttgtggcatgtacataggtgttgtgTATTAGTTAAGCTTGAATGTTGGTATACTTTTGAAACTTATCTATCACATGATTTTGGAAAAGTTAATACctaaaaaaatatgtatgttttagtaAACATGTGTGAGATATGTTTATGACCATTAAAATGGTATATTGGATGCAAATAGGTATGTTTCAAGAATATAGGTAAATGTTTGACAATTGGATATTTACTTGACATGTATGCAATGGTAATGGAATGATGATTCTAATGGTTGATTAGGAGCTATAAATTGATACGAGGTTGAATATGGACATTTGTACTTGTTTTGGTATGTGAATAGAATGCTTTGATGCAAGTAAGTTAGCTAAATGAGTACAAAATGTTAAGTTTGTGTGGAAGctttgaaataggtaccaaatggcccaaattttaccaaaaatagaatCCACGTCTCGACGAGCAACTTCCCTCGTCGTAACGTCAGCTGACAGTGAGTCACGTCACAACATCGTGTGGCCTAAGGTCATGACATGACAAATTGTTTGGTAACGTCACGGTGTGGAGGAGGTGATGTCACAACGTCGACTctgaattttcaaaactttataaTTTGGTTCTATTTCAAGCTCGAGTCAACAAAAGagttttcgtaagctcgattgagGCTCGGATTTGATTGCTTAACTTAATGTAAATGTGATTAACACTTAACTGCATGTTTGAATGAATTTTTACTGTATAATTTATTGTAGTTGCTCTGACAACAACTATGGCATCTTGTAGCTCGGACCCGACAATCGGGTCTGGTAAAAGGTGTTATAATGGCTAACTCTTATATGTCTTAGGTTTGTTTAGTTTGTATGAACAATAAAGTTagaattttatattattccaTTAGTAACCATCTCTTAGTGCATTTTTGTAAGTAAAACACAAGTGAGTTACTTGTTTTACAGCTAAGTTTTTAGGGAGAAATCTTAGCGGAGAGTGATCTTAATCTTAGTATGACTATGAGGTTGCTACATGGTGAATAGTATGACTTAAATAAGAACTTGTAAGTGATCTAATATAGTGGATTAGCTCTCTAAGTAAGGTCTCATAGATGTAGGTAAAAATTGAACCGCACAATCAAACTTTTGGTGGTGGTGCTCTTCACTTGTTAGTTACCTCAATTATAATTACCCGTATATCAACTTTCATATCAACTTGCAAAAATCAATTATTTCTTCAAAAAGGTTATATAGCAAAAACATGCTCcatgaaattgaatttttttttagacAATTTAGTATTGTAATTGGCCCTCTCAAAATTAAATATCAAGATTCCTCGCTCCGAATAATTTTGTTGATGGCAAAAGTAACTCTATTTAGCTTtcattaggggtgagcaaaacttgattcgactcgaaaaaattgaaaaaaaattcgaattttgagttaaacgaatcgagttattcgagttaatcgagttatttgaatcaactcgaatttttttttcgaatttagagttcgaatcgagttgagttttcgaactcgaataattcgaataatttgaatatcaaactataatattttacatttttacctcaaactcccaaacttttttactttttcctcaaaacttttactccttcccactttccccccaaaacttttattcccctcccctcccaaccccccaatctacccaaaatccatttcccaccaaaattttactctcccatttattttttctcaaaattttactcccaaaaaaccctcaaaaccttttattttcccccaaaatttttacttcctcccacttttcccctaaaacttttattcccttcccatcccacctcccatctatcccaaacccttccccctccaaatttttttaatattttccctcaatctatttactttccctcaaacttttattctccaaaactttttatttttcccctaaacttttacttctcaccctttactctcaaataaaaaatcaaaattatccaaaaaaaatcactaaatataaatagtaataatttcatttatatctactatttatattattaaattaaatttcacattttatattatttatattattaaattgtttattgaatatttatattaaaattgaattattaattatgtcataaaatattcgcgttaaaattttatattggtatcaatttcatattttatttttaaaataacttttattaaaaatcatatttttacatttaatatattttttaattctaaaatacatagtggcaagaatctgaagataattgaaacaactaaacaagcaaagaagctaatcaatatataaaaaattaataaataaattatgaagtgatgaaagttaataaaaattttgattaaggtggacaaattttattacgatgggtgacaatggttacaaggacccaaaattattttttaaaatttaactcgaacatatatattcgattcgattcgattcgaattccatctcactcgactcgattcaagaaaacttcaaataaagttaggatgataaaatgagattcgaaaactcgattaactcgaaaattttcgattcgattcgatcgaatgctcacccctagctttcatgcataattaatttttttgtgtaaGATATCCCACTTCAATTCACTACGACACAAATATCAATAAGGATGGAGACAGAAATTTTGTTAAGATTTAAATTgtattattaactttttttttagggagccaaaaataaaagtttcccattcaattcaaaattttgaagacTCAACAAAAATTTTCCTATCTAACCAAGTTAGCCAAAACCTCTACCTACCTCCTTGACCATGCCCCTGAATATTGATCATAATTCaattaacttatttttaatttatataaatatccctatttgaaatttatatttaacaaaacataatatatatatgtgtgtgtaattAGGTGTATTTTTCAACACTTATCTTGAAATCTAATAACATAACCTATAAGTGATCATTGATAATGCAAAATTGGATAAAACGTGCGTCACCCCATGTGAATATGATGATACAATTCTTAGTAGTACAATTTAACTTAGTCGGTGGTGAACATTATTTTAGCTTTCTTTTTTTGGTTGAACAACACCATGGATCAAACTTTGAATATGATAggacttaaaatgaaaatattcacTATCGATTCTTAATTCGATTAGTatcaataatattataatattttaaaagatataaacTCGAGCGTGCTTAAGCGTGTAATATCTtccactttaaaaattaaaagatcataaatagtgtaaaaagttatataaaaaaatttaatagagaCTAATGTATTTTCTTTAAAACCCAAATCGTAAAAATTTTCTTtgagttattcaatttttttaaaattttatcttggcCCTTCAAGGCTCACCACAACTAGCTTTATACTaggagtcaaattgtattttgtcCCCTCtacaaaaaaatagataaattagtcttgtacattatatcaaaaaataaattgtctttttgttaaaaatttcattcatttttactgttaaaaatcaGCTCCTACATGTCAGCGTGAGGTACATGTGGCACGCCATGTGTAACTGTCTAGTTATTTTGTCAACTATACCAATTTTAAAaagtagaaatgaataaaattttcaaccattttgctctttaatctaacacacaaagattaatttacctattttttgagTAAGAGGAACAAAATGCAATATATTTCCTAATACAAAAGCTTCCATGATAGTTTTACCAAATAGAGATGGATTAAACACAACTATTCAAACCTTGTAAACTACAAAAAGTCAAGTGAACATGTTAGGTCATATTTgggcaatttaccaaaaaaatccaatttttttttaaatttatcgaaatgggctcaatattttattatttatcagaATGGGCCCCTTTCCCCTAAatcgtgtccacgtcagcgcgatgtcaggggatgtGTCAGCAAAGCGCGGCCTTGaaagcgcgctttgctgacgtggacgcgtagGCTCGACTGCAAAAATCCTTCTGATAAATcatcatgctttaattttatcttaaaaacccataaacacgaaacgtaattcaattttgaataaattttaattaatttaattatgaaaccctaaaccctaatccaaaaagttaataaattaataaattttataaatttaataaattaatttaattacaaaatcctaaaccctaaaatttaataaattttaattacaaaacgtaatttaattttaattaattaattaatttctctccaaaaccctaaaaatccgaaaaaccctaaaaaccctaccGCGAAATCGCATCCCCATGACATTAtcaactttttaattaattaacatagttagtcacctaactttttaagtgctttcattttggtcatccaAATAAAAAAACTTGTGATTTAGTCACTATCGTTACAATAATTTATCGTTTTGGTCATCAAACCATTAAATCCTACACGAAAAATGATTGTGCACGTCATGCCAtcaattttgaagtttttttaacCCTTGTTATtgttcatcatcttcttcctcaacCCATTTGTTCCCTCCAAGCCACCCCCTTGCTTCCacaattatttttcttcttcttcttattcttcttcttcttcctttgctCCCCGCTTCTAGCAACTGCATCATCTCTAGCACCACCCAACACAATAAATTAATGTAACGGCAGTGACCAAATTGCAAGTTTTTtatttgagtgaccaaaataaaagcgATTAAAAAATTGGGAGGCCAACTAAATAATTTACCCTTATAAAAGTAacaattttacactttttttcaAAAGTACATGTCTTATAAAAACCAAAATCTACTAGTGCTATAATGCAAAGACATGTACCATGCTTTTACAGATAAGAAAAACAGACCAACCTACCTAACTGGCAATGGTGTTTTTGACAATGACTACTTTATTTTATTCACTTCCTTGTGCAAGACTGTATGTTGCAAATTTGTAATGGGGTTGATTTCTCATTGTTTAAATTGATAAGCCATTTATGGCAAATAGGATAGAACATGTAATTATTGTCATTCTTCTTAGTTTCAAAACAGACAGCTAATAACCTAATGATAAACTTAATATGATCAAATGAATTCTAAATTCTTCTaggtttaattttggttttgatatttatattttcgcatatttgaaatttagtccatttatttataatttcaaagATTTAATCGCTTGATTCTTCTGAGTTAATAATTAAAGTTCAATGGATAGTACCTTCAAAGGACATCCGTTAAATTGGATTATGTTTAGGGGCgaagtcaaaaaaaattttagggggcccgggattgaattataaaatttttgagagaccgaaatataattttatcatgtataaatttaggattctataattttttaaaggactaaacaattttttttcatattttggagttcaaagtgtaattttatcatgaattaacttgtaattttattatttctaaagggattgaattgaaaattttcaatttttaagggGCCTCCGGCGTCGCCTCTAATTATGTAGCATTTCGCATGTCCAATTTAAAGTCACATGGAAGCCATGTAAGGAAAAAGATAGTATcgattttcattttgtttctcTAAAACAATGGTGAATAAAGTTATAACCCCGGATTCAATATTATTATTTGCTTACTTGGCCTTCCACGTGTAATGTTGAATAAAtgagtaatttatttttattttaaaaatgcaaCATACTCTAATTTAATTGAGAAATCCTTTGACAATGTTATTAAttagactttaattttttttttttggaagtttCATGAGTACAAATACAATACATTTACAAGTATAAATAAATGCGCAACCAACTATAATGTAAAATCAAATCAATATAAAGCATATGACATATGGGGACCTACAAAACCCACACATGACATATAGAGATCTATCCATGGATCGGGCTACAActtgattccaaaaaaaaaatcaagccaaaacccATTTTCGATTTGACTCGCCCAAAAGTCCATTTCATTGttcaaaatttaatgaaaatgttaaaacatatttttatattaatattaatatattttattgttaaatttaagttttaaaaatattttttattatttaaattaaattcggGTTGAGTCGGTACATTAAAAACCTTGTCCAAGCTCGACTCATGGGTAGATTTAGACATACACACATAATGGGCTAGAAACCTACACGTCGCAATTGCACATAATGAGACTCGAACCTCGGTACTCTAGAACCCAAAACTTCTACCTTAATTaggattttaattattaaataaaagagtAGAGGGACTAAACttcaaatatgtaaaataatttggaccattcttttaaaagtttCCCATATGATCGGAAATGGAAAAGATTTTCATTTCCTTTAGTTGATTCAATCTTTGAATGATTGAACTTGAGAGTGAAACAGCTGTTTTTTTCTCTTACAAGAAAACAGTACCGGTGGCCCCTAGATATGGGCCGGAATCGGAGAATTCAAGGTACAATGACTgcatttttgttttttgttttcccGGAAAACAAGCTTCAATGTATAAAAAGATAGCTTGTAATTTGGATTACGAGATTCAATGTATGAGAGTGGTAATTGGTAGGGCAATTCAGGTCTCTTTGTACAAATCATGTGCCAATTCCCTCCAATTTTGGATTGATAATGTCACCCTCGAATTACAAATTTAGAATTTGTATTTCAAAAGTACTattttttggattttgatttcGATTTGGATAACTGGTTAtacaacttttataattttaatttttatatatattagaaattttagtAGATTTAGATAATATTtggatcaaatttaaaattactgTTTATTATGAATTCGGATAGATATCTCATATATTCATTATTTGAATCCGCTTTGCTTATTTAGATAATAAATTCAGATATTTGAATCCACTTGTTATAGAATGCTTATAGTTTTGAGTTTATATATTGTAAGAAAAGAATTTTAGCGAATTTGATTCGGGTTTTTTGCAGATTTAAAAATCAAAcggataatattatttaattcacactcaaatttagataataatactCGAATAATTTACTGATAATAAATAGGTTCAAATTTTTTACCACATGTATTTTCTTATAACACTTTCtcattaaaaaaaaaggtaaattacaccaacaatcaCTCAATTTTCATCTCAatcactaaactttcaaaaaataacaaatcagttattaggggtgagcgttcgattgaATTGAGTGAAAAATTTTCGCGTTAATTGAGTTGAAAAGTCCTATTTtgtcatcctaactcgatttgaaaaaattttaaattgagtcgAGTGTAATGAAATTTGAGTCGAGTCGAAtggagtgaaattgttcgagttaatttaaaaaattaaacatattaaattaaaatcttattacagtataactaattacaTGTTTGAGAAGATaaattgaaaccatatatatttgaaaaaagttcaaagaaaaatataaaaaaataaaatactttaatatgataaacttgaataattaattactttatttaggttcccaaaattattattttaaaaaaaattttaactttcttaatATATTctttggaattttttaaaaatataaattttggaacttttataaatattttaaattttaaaaattattttgtaattttaattgagagagacaaatttattcattttcaaaattgatagggaccaAATGAGTTTTTACACCAATCTATTTTCCATCACAGACATAACAGAGCTGGTTGTGCCATTTTTCATCCTTCTCTCCCTCTTACCTCTCGTCTCCCTCCCCTGCCACCGCTCTCCCACCCTTCAAGCACAAAATTATAAGTCCTGATCTTCCCCACCAAAGATCCATTCAACTCTGAACAAATGAACTTAAGAAGAATGTAATATTTAAACCCTTTacaaaatttgttttttaataaCGTGGGATTTCTAACACTACTAACATGCTGTTGGACTGGTCAATCCATATTCACACTAGCTGGATAATAACTACAGCCAAATGCAATCGGCCATGAATCTCCTCGAAATTGTTAGACAGTCCCTCGTGCTTTTGGAGCAGTCAACTAATAAAGAAGAAAACGAACATCCACCCAACTATGCAAAACCACAAACCCaaaaactatatataaatatatatataattggtaaACTTTCAAATCTTAGTTTCATCGGTGGAAACCAACACGTTTTCATCAATGGGGAAATTTTCTGCATTCAATTCAAGTTGCGTTTCTGCAATAAATTCATGTTAGTATCTAAAATGTCAATGCATACATCTACCATTGAAATGATCTTTAGTTCAAAGTTGACCAAGTTTTTTAGTTCTATATGGATTATCTTGTCTTTAATTTAATGGTTTCTTGAGACAAGCTATGGGGACAAAATGCAAGAGAACATTGGAAATTGTAATAACAACATGTTGGATAGTTGGTGAAAAGATAAGATAAATGATgtgtttttaagatttttaagaTGAGTTTTATTTGGTGTTTATAAATCACTAGCATTATGAAGTCATCGTGCAGtacaattaaatatatatatatataatatcaaatttagccttcaatgtttatatattgtccgtttagtctttattctttttttaaattaaatttgacattcaatcttttaaaaagaattgaatttgaccATTAACATTTTCAAAAAGTGTTGACTTGttgtttttttaatagaaatattagttaaaaCGTTAAACTTTTAGACACGACAGTCCGCATAGCAATTTACATGTACTTCatgctctctttttttaaaatttttatgaactttttatatatatttttaagttttttttattttttttgaatatgtgtatagtttttaaatcattttttatatgaaataaatagtGTGATATCAGTATGAAGTACACTTGGATTGCCACACCaacattgtaaaaaaaattaatgttttaatcaaaattttccttaaaaaaaataatttgactctttttagaagaataatagtcaaatttaactcaaaataataataataataataataatcaaatcgaCAAAAAATATAAACGTTGAGTGCTAAATTCGACATGccaaaaaacttatttttttattctaggTAGGACCATGTAATAGCAGAGGTTGTCTTGCAAAAGACAAAGCAAAACCATGTGAGATTTTAACCAATTCAACTTCAGCTGATATGTTCTTTAAACATTCTTCAATGGCATATAGTTcctatatacatgtatatgttatatatatatatatatatgtgtgtgattaGGATATGCCATATCAAAACACTAAACCTTAGAAAACTGTTACTCAAATATGGGAATCGGATTGGTTCATGCGAAGCAAAAGCTACAACGAACCCTATCGGCGAGAACCAGGAACACGTTGGCGACCTCAAATGTTCCGAAAGGCCATGTTGCGGTTTATGTCGGAGAAGACAACAAGAAGAGGTTTGTGATTCCAATATCTTTCTTGAACCATCCTCTGTTTCAAGACTTGTTAGATCGAGCCGAGGAAGAATTCGGGTTCAATCATCCAATGGGAGGTCTTACAATTCCTTGTAGTGAAGAACAGTTCGTTAGAATTACTACAATCTTGAACAGTTGATGATAGATGTAGCAGCAGTACATCACAAAACACTGCAACAACCACCTGTggaacatacatacatatatatatatttatgttccATGTAAATTATATATGTTCCTTAGCAGTTAACAGCTTAAATCAACATGATGGTTTTTCGATTTTCAGAGTTTTAGATAACAACGGTGTTTCTTTTACGAGTAACTGTTCGAGTTtggcatgcatatatatatatatatatatatatctctagCACACGAACGACATGACGATAATGTTTTTAGTTCAGATGGGACCGAGAGACGTTGCGAGTTTGTAACAACCGAGCTAGTTTCGTACGTAGTGGAAACAATCAAACAACTGAGCATAACTTTAAGTCTATGTTCAATGCTTAGAGTAAGTAACCAAAATGCCTGAGATGTCTTTGATGTTGAAACCGTTTGGCCTAATAAATGTTAATGCTTTGTTGTTTCGAAACAAAGGTGTCTAATAATTCGAATTTCAGACATGGTTTCACAAGTTATGCATTGTGTTGTTTTAAGGTTCTTTGGAAAGGTAGGACAGTATGCTTTGTTACTGGACAAAACAGAACCATGTGAAACATTTACTAATTCTCTCTCATATTTGTGTTTCCCTTAACATTCTTCAATGGCATCCAGCTCTATATCCTATCCATTTTATAAGGTTCCAAAAGATTGACATTTTTTAAGTCCAGTTGGGTTAACCAAGCCCAAGCAAAAGCTCCACAAAAGCCTTCCATCGAGAATTCGGAATTTGTCGGCGGAACAAAGGCAGCCTTACAATACAATCTATTCAAGAATGATTTACAAATTGCTCAAATTGTTGCGAAGTGACCATCTATGCGTTGGCGAGCCCTGATCACAAGTCTGCGAGCTCACCATAATTGCGAGCTCACTCAAGACTATGAGCTTTACAAATCTGCGAGCTAATCAAAATTGCGAAGTATTCAAAAGTGCGAGTTATGTTAGACGAACCTATACATGCAAACCCTTACTCTACAAGATGTCAACTTGCACTGAAACAGTGATAATTCCTAATAAGACATTTTTTCTTGCTAGTTAGTTACAAGATTAAGTCaagttgtaattattttattatttttttaacttaaaacttATAAACATTGTATAACACTTGATAAAGTcgattttctcaattttttatttttttcttaataactgaatatcataattttacaaaccaattAACTGAAATTGAACGAGGGCCGCGCGAACGCAGGCCCCCACTGCCACAAATTATGACGTAGGCTCTCCTACTTTGAGGAGACCTTAGGCAAGCGCCCTACCCAAGTGCAATGGA contains the following coding sequences:
- the LOC107908157 gene encoding auxin-induced protein X15; the encoded protein is MGIGLVHAKQKLQRTLSARTRNTLATSNVPKGHVAVYVGEDNKKRFVIPISFLNHPLFQDLLDRAEEEFGFNHPMGGLTIPCSEEQFVRITTILNS